One segment of Rickettsiales bacterium Ac37b DNA contains the following:
- the bdbD_2 gene encoding Thiol-disulfide oxidoreductase D: MLKIVIYLIILVGTVFPATAEVINKDEEHIDETVLNIGPNELFLGNKDAPITVIEYSSLSCPHCAYFHQNVFNQFKTKYLDSGKVKYVQRPCPFDNVALKGAMLASCTGDDYYTYLKILFDVQSSWITQKNFVEILENIAKLGGMSGEDFWKCIKSKEVEDKILKIRLDATNKLHINATPIFFINNKKFMGAMNLEKLSNILDNEYKKSN, encoded by the coding sequence ATGTTAAAAATTGTAATATATTTGATAATATTGGTAGGTACAGTATTTCCAGCCACTGCTGAAGTTATAAATAAAGATGAAGAGCATATAGATGAAACTGTATTAAATATAGGGCCTAATGAGTTATTTCTAGGTAATAAAGATGCTCCTATTACGGTAATAGAATATTCTTCTCTTTCATGTCCACATTGTGCTTATTTCCACCAAAATGTTTTTAATCAATTTAAAACAAAATATTTAGATTCTGGAAAAGTAAAATATGTACAACGTCCATGTCCTTTTGATAATGTAGCGTTAAAAGGAGCCATGCTCGCTAGTTGTACTGGTGATGATTATTATACTTATTTAAAAATATTGTTTGATGTCCAATCTAGCTGGATTACTCAGAAGAATTTCGTAGAGATTTTAGAGAATATAGCTAAGCTTGGAGGGATGAGTGGAGAAGATTTTTGGAAGTGTATTAAGAGTAAAGAGGTAGAAGATAAAATTCTAAAAATTAGATTAGATGCCACTAATAAATTGCATATAAATGCTACTCCTATCTTTTTTATTAATAACAAAAAATTTATGGGTGCAATGAATCTAGAAAAATTATCAAATATACT